A window of Lytechinus pictus isolate F3 Inbred chromosome 7, Lp3.0, whole genome shotgun sequence contains these coding sequences:
- the LOC129264876 gene encoding thyroid transcription factor 1-like isoform X2 — MSYSPKHTTSFSVTDILTPLEESFRRSMLDSPGSAFPSVFSASPSMQSAYRSPQHSAHQGMQVSPMNMASANNPYAHMHVPQLSHNYCNGSVGELTPHYSDHRPSAASWYHGASSDPRFTIGSGDLGKPLLPSHRRKRRVLFSQAQVYELERRFKQQKYLSAPEREHLANLINLTPTQVKIWFQNHRYKMKRQAKEKNMQDSNTICHQSPRRVAVPVLVKDGKPCNGSGGGVGAGGDLTDDDERSLSEHVEGVNDQGVVGGPQQPQPQHQQANATQSMTSQQAAANHHVSMKASPVEPSSCGIPISIPSSDSGIGLSPVSVHAHHQHPQSQASLHHQASAMHSLYSPSAGATGMTHNGAVNNMSATAPFLLHGRTW, encoded by the exons ATGTCATATAGCCCTAAACATACCACTTCGTTCTCTGTCACCGATATCTTAACACCCCTTGAAGAGAGTTTCAGACGGTCTATGTTAGATAGTCCAGGATCCGCCTTTCCATCGGTCTTCTCAGCCTCACCGAGCATGCAATCGGCTTACCGTTCCCCTCAACATTCGGCTCATCAAGGCATGCAAGTCTCGCCGATGAACATGGCTTCGGCCAACAACCCATACGCCCACATGCACGTCCCTCAGCTGTCTCATAACTATTGCAACGGATCGGTCGGGGAACTTACCCCGCATTACAGCGATCATCGCCCGTCAGCGGCGAGCTGGTACCACGGCGCCAGCTCCGACCCACGTTTTACAA TTGGCAGCGGGGATCTGGGCAAGCCGCTACTACCGTCCCATCGCCGAAAGCGCCGGGTGCTGTTCTCCCAAGCCCAGGTGTACGAGCTGGAGAGGCGTTTCAAGCAACAGAAGTACCTATCGGCACCGGAGAGGGAACACCTTGCTAACCTCATCAACCTGACTCCAACCCAAGTCAAGATCTGGTTCCAAAATCACCGCTACAAGATGAAGAGGCAGGCCAAAGAGAAGAACATGCAGGATAGCAACACCAtttgtcatcagtctcctcgaCGGGTGGCGGTTCCAGTGCTCGTCAAAGACGGTAAGCCTTGTAATGGAAGTGGTGGAGGAGTGGGTGCAGGGGGAGATTTAACCGATGATGATGAGCGCAGTCTAAGTGAACATGTGGAGGGGGTTAACGACCAGGGCGTGGTCGGTGGTCCCCAACAACCACAGCCGCAGCACCAGCAAGCCAACGCCACGCAATCCATGACATCGCAGCAAGCCGCTGCAAACCACCACGTTAGCATGAAAGCGAGTCCCGTGGAACCGAGCTCGTGCGGGATACCCATCAGCATCCCATCCAGCGATTCAGGCATCGGGCTTAGTCCTGTTTCCGTCCATGCGCATCATCAACACCCTCAAAGCCAAGCTTCGTTGCATCATCAGGCAAGTGCGATGCACAGTCTTTATAGCCCCAGTGCAGGGGCCACTGGTATGACCCATAATGGTGCTGTCAATAACATGTCGGCAACGGCCCCTTTTCTCCTTCACGGTAGAACGTGGTAA
- the LOC129264876 gene encoding thyroid transcription factor 1-like isoform X1, with protein MSYSPKHTTSFSVTDILTPLEESFRRSMLDSPGSAFPSVFSASPSMQSAYRSPQHSAHQGMQVSPMNMASANNPYAHMHVPQLSHNYCNGSVGELTPHYSDHRPSAASWYHGASSDPRFTISRLMNHSSTMNMNMNMNMNMNMNMNMSTLSAVGSGDLGKPLLPSHRRKRRVLFSQAQVYELERRFKQQKYLSAPEREHLANLINLTPTQVKIWFQNHRYKMKRQAKEKNMQDSNTICHQSPRRVAVPVLVKDGKPCNGSGGGVGAGGDLTDDDERSLSEHVEGVNDQGVVGGPQQPQPQHQQANATQSMTSQQAAANHHVSMKASPVEPSSCGIPISIPSSDSGIGLSPVSVHAHHQHPQSQASLHHQASAMHSLYSPSAGATGMTHNGAVNNMSATAPFLLHGRTW; from the exons ATGTCATATAGCCCTAAACATACCACTTCGTTCTCTGTCACCGATATCTTAACACCCCTTGAAGAGAGTTTCAGACGGTCTATGTTAGATAGTCCAGGATCCGCCTTTCCATCGGTCTTCTCAGCCTCACCGAGCATGCAATCGGCTTACCGTTCCCCTCAACATTCGGCTCATCAAGGCATGCAAGTCTCGCCGATGAACATGGCTTCGGCCAACAACCCATACGCCCACATGCACGTCCCTCAGCTGTCTCATAACTATTGCAACGGATCGGTCGGGGAACTTACCCCGCATTACAGCGATCATCGCCCGTCAGCGGCGAGCTGGTACCACGGCGCCAGCTCCGACCCACGTTTTACAA TTTCCCGTTTGATGAACCACTCATCCACAATGaacatgaatatgaatatgaacatGAATATGAACATGAATATGAACATGTCCACACTATCCGCAGTTGGCAGCGGGGATCTGGGCAAGCCGCTACTACCGTCCCATCGCCGAAAGCGCCGGGTGCTGTTCTCCCAAGCCCAGGTGTACGAGCTGGAGAGGCGTTTCAAGCAACAGAAGTACCTATCGGCACCGGAGAGGGAACACCTTGCTAACCTCATCAACCTGACTCCAACCCAAGTCAAGATCTGGTTCCAAAATCACCGCTACAAGATGAAGAGGCAGGCCAAAGAGAAGAACATGCAGGATAGCAACACCAtttgtcatcagtctcctcgaCGGGTGGCGGTTCCAGTGCTCGTCAAAGACGGTAAGCCTTGTAATGGAAGTGGTGGAGGAGTGGGTGCAGGGGGAGATTTAACCGATGATGATGAGCGCAGTCTAAGTGAACATGTGGAGGGGGTTAACGACCAGGGCGTGGTCGGTGGTCCCCAACAACCACAGCCGCAGCACCAGCAAGCCAACGCCACGCAATCCATGACATCGCAGCAAGCCGCTGCAAACCACCACGTTAGCATGAAAGCGAGTCCCGTGGAACCGAGCTCGTGCGGGATACCCATCAGCATCCCATCCAGCGATTCAGGCATCGGGCTTAGTCCTGTTTCCGTCCATGCGCATCATCAACACCCTCAAAGCCAAGCTTCGTTGCATCATCAGGCAAGTGCGATGCACAGTCTTTATAGCCCCAGTGCAGGGGCCACTGGTATGACCCATAATGGTGCTGTCAATAACATGTCGGCAACGGCCCCTTTTCTCCTTCACGGTAGAACGTGGTAA